A part of Cottoperca gobio chromosome 4, fCotGob3.1, whole genome shotgun sequence genomic DNA contains:
- the hs2st1b gene encoding heparan sulfate 2-O-sulfotransferase 1: MGLSRTMMPSKFQLLAVLAFAVSMLFIENQIQKLEESRAKLELTIARHELAEVEQRRNEDSGRETSPLAEKDDMVIIYNRVPKTASTSFTNIAYDLCGKNRFHVLHINTTKNNPVMSIQDQVRFVRNVTSWRAMKPGFYHGHVAYLDFSKYGVKGKPMYINVVRDPIERLVSYYYFLRFGDDYRPGLRRRKQGDKKTFDECVSSGGSDCASEKLWLQIPFFCGQHSECWNAGSRWALEQAKYNLVNEYLLVGVTEELDDFIMILEAALPRFFKGATELYRTGNKSHLRKTTEKKPPSKETIAKLQESDVWKIENEFYEFALEQFQFVRAHAVREKDGELYVLAQSFFYEKIYPKVN, from the exons ATGGGGCTTTCAAGGACCATGATGCCGTCAAAGTTCCAGCTTTTGGCTGTTTTGGCATTTGCAGTGTCGATGCTCTTTATTGAGAACCAGATCCAGAAACTGGAGGAGTCACGAGCTAAACTCG AACTTACCATCGCCAGACACGAGTTGGCTGAAGTAGAGCAGCGTCGCAATGAAGACAGCGGGCGGGAAACGTCCCCATTGGCAGAAAAGGACGACATGGTCATCATCTACAACAGAGTGCCCAAGACGGCCAGCACGTCCTTCACTAACATCGCCTACGACCTTTGTGGGAAGAACCGCTTCCACGTCCTGCACATCAATACCACCAAAAACAATCCTGTCATGTCAATACAGGACCAG GTGCGCTTTGTCAGGAATGTCACCTCATGGAGAGCGATGAAGCCCGGCTTCTACCACGGCCATGTAGCTTATCTGGACTTCTCAAA ATATGGGGTGAAGGGTAAGCCCATGTACATAAACGTGGTGAGGGACCCCATAGAGCGCCTGGTGTCGTACTACTACTTCTTACGTTTCGGAGACGACTACAGACCCGGGCTTCGacgaaggaaacaaggagacaaAAAG ACCTTTGACGAGTGTGTGTCATCGGGGGGGTCTGACTGTGCTTCTGAGAAACTCTGGCTGCAGATCCCCTTCTTCTGCGGCCAACATTCAGAGTGCTG GAATGCAGGCAGTAGATGGGCCCTGGAACAGGCCAAGTACAACCTGGTGAATGAGTACCTGCTCGTTGGAGTAACTGAGGAGCTGGATGACTTCATCATGATCCTGGAGGCAGCACTGCCGCGCTTCTTCAAGGGAGCCACAGAGCTCTACAGAACAG GAAATAAGTCCCATCTGCGAAAGACCACTGAAAAGAAGCCCCCCAGCAAAGAGACAATAGCCAAGCTGCAGGAGTCTGACGTCTGGAAAATCGAAAATGAGTTTTACGAGTTTGCACTggaacagtttcagtttgtgcGTGCTCACGCTGTCAGGGAAAAAGATGGAGAACTTTATGTCCTGGCTCAGAGCTTCTTCTATGAAAAGATCTACCCCAAAGTGAACTAA
- the LOC115007596 gene encoding claudin-18-like produces the protein MAATLCQVMGFVLSLLGMGGIIAATGMDQWATEDLFDNVVTAVYSYSGLWRSCVRQSSGFTECRPYFTILGLPALLQAVRALMIVGIVLGAIGCLIAIFSLKCLKMGNMEDNIKATMTLASGIMLLLAGVCGIAGVSAFANLIVQSFRFTTYADGGFSMYGGGGVGGLTGSLTPRYTFGAALFVGWIGGAVLFIGGIMLCLACRGMSSDTKQRYDGMAYKAASHPTIYKSDTRSRPAYNDSYKVQSVDGRQSNQRFDYV, from the exons aTGGCAGCCACTCTCTGTCAGGTGATGGGCTTCGTTCTGAGTTTGTTAGGGATGGGGGGAATAATTGCAGCGACAGGAATGGACCAGTGGGCGACCGAAGACCTCTTCGACAACGTTGTGACGGCCGTGTACTCGTACTCGGGCCTGTGGAGGTCGTGTGTCCGGCAGAGCTCCGGCTTCACAGAGTGCAGACCGTATTTCACCATTCTGGGACTGCCAG CTCTGCTCCAGGCCGTGCGGGCCCTGATGATCGTTGGTATTGTTCTCGGAGCCATCGGTTGCCTGATTGCCATATTTTCACTGAAGTGCTTGAAAATGGGGAACATGGAGGACAACATCAAAGCCACAATGACTCTGGCATCTGGGATCATGTTACTTCTCGCAG gtgtgtgtggcaTTGCCGGGGTGTCGGCCTTTGCTAACTTGATTGTGCAAAGTTTTCGCTTCACAACATATGCTGATGGCGGGTTCAGCATGTATGGAGGAGGGGGTGTAGGTGGACTCACAGGATCTCTGACTCCAAG GTACACTTTTGGTGCTGCTCTTTTTGTGGGCTGGATTGGCGGAGCTGTCTTGTTCATTGGAGGTATCATGTTGTGCCTGGCCTGCCGTGGAATGTCTTCAGATACAAAACAACG GTACGACGGAATGGCCTACAAAGCTGCGTCTCACCCCACTATCTACAAGTCTGACACCAGGTCGCGCCCAGCCTACAATGACTCCTACAAGGTTCAGAGTGTTGATGGAAGGCAGTCCAACCAGAGATTTGACTACGTGTAG